The following coding sequences are from one Actinomycetes bacterium window:
- a CDS encoding multicopper oxidase family protein — protein sequence AAGASAARMLTKFHDPLRLPPVWRPERSQDASGWSWLRMRMRRAAVRLHSQLPATELWTYEGSWPGPTIEVRRGQPLVVQWTNELTGPHPVTAVVAPDTTQHEPGRSGGRALYDPAAVPAWTVVHLHGGRTPAYSDGWTENAVLPGQSAWYGYANDQRACLLWYHDHAMGITRLNVFAGLAGLYVIRDDEEDRLGLPSGPYELPLLLQDRNLDTDPDGALTGRLLHKVEDGVMEFFGPFTVVNGGIWPHQEVEPRQYRLRLANGANARTYRLVVLDERGQPVAGLLRQIGTDGGLLDRPVELPADGLVLAPAERADLLADFRGFAGQRLTVVNTAASPFDGAPAALPPGQPDPDPAHKLTHPEVLEFRVGEVPVDDPFTLPDVLSSLQRLTDDQLPAGQVERVVALVEREVDGASLLTLNELEPTRSGTGIPGAPLVTITDEQGASTRYRTVATRFNDAATWFVELGATEVWKVLNLTEDTHPFHVHLVQFRLLGRDRYDSHGFDGATDTAATATFTAPGTVDDNETGWKDTVRVNPGELVAISARFDGFTGRYMYHCHLLEHEDHDMMRPYVVVPPGLPPGAATTSQGDHSAAGPGA from the coding sequence CGGCGGCCGGGGCATCGGCCGCCCGGATGCTGACGAAGTTCCACGACCCGTTGCGGCTGCCGCCGGTGTGGCGCCCTGAACGGTCCCAAGACGCATCCGGCTGGTCGTGGCTGCGGATGCGGATGCGTCGCGCGGCGGTGCGGCTGCACTCGCAGCTGCCAGCGACCGAGCTGTGGACCTACGAGGGCTCCTGGCCGGGACCCACGATCGAGGTGCGCCGCGGACAGCCGCTGGTGGTCCAGTGGACCAACGAGCTGACCGGACCGCACCCGGTCACCGCGGTGGTCGCGCCCGACACCACCCAGCACGAGCCAGGGCGCAGTGGCGGCCGGGCGCTGTATGACCCGGCGGCGGTGCCGGCCTGGACGGTGGTGCACCTGCACGGCGGCCGGACGCCGGCCTACAGCGACGGCTGGACCGAGAACGCCGTCCTGCCCGGCCAGTCCGCCTGGTACGGCTACGCCAACGACCAGCGCGCCTGCCTGCTGTGGTACCACGACCACGCCATGGGGATCACCCGGCTGAACGTGTTCGCCGGGCTGGCCGGGCTGTATGTGATCCGCGACGACGAGGAGGACCGGCTGGGCCTGCCGAGCGGCCCGTATGAGCTGCCGCTGCTGCTGCAGGACCGCAACCTGGACACCGACCCCGACGGGGCGCTGACCGGGCGGCTGCTGCACAAGGTCGAGGATGGCGTGATGGAGTTCTTCGGCCCCTTCACCGTGGTGAACGGGGGGATCTGGCCCCACCAGGAGGTCGAGCCGCGGCAGTACCGGCTGCGGCTGGCAAACGGCGCCAACGCCCGCACCTACCGGCTGGTGGTGCTGGACGAGCGTGGCCAGCCGGTGGCCGGCCTGCTGCGCCAGATCGGCACCGACGGGGGGCTGCTGGACCGGCCGGTCGAGCTGCCCGCCGACGGGCTGGTGCTCGCCCCGGCCGAGCGGGCCGACCTGCTCGCCGACTTCCGTGGCTTCGCCGGCCAGCGGCTCACCGTGGTCAACACCGCCGCCTCCCCGTTCGACGGCGCTCCGGCAGCCCTGCCGCCGGGCCAGCCCGACCCCGACCCGGCCCACAAGCTCACCCATCCCGAGGTGCTCGAGTTCCGCGTCGGCGAGGTGCCGGTCGACGACCCGTTCACCCTGCCCGACGTGCTGTCGTCGTTGCAGCGCCTGACCGACGACCAGCTCCCGGCCGGGCAGGTCGAGCGGGTCGTCGCGCTGGTCGAGCGCGAGGTCGACGGGGCGAGCCTGCTGACCCTCAACGAACTCGAGCCCACCCGCAGCGGCACTGGCATCCCGGGTGCGCCGCTGGTCACCATCACCGACGAGCAGGGCGCCAGCACCCGCTACCGGACCGTCGCCACCCGTTTCAACGACGCCGCCACCTGGTTCGTCGAGCTCGGCGCCACCGAGGTGTGGAAGGTCCTCAACCTGACCGAGGACACCCACCCCTTCCACGTGCACCTGGTGCAGTTCCGGCTGCTCGGCCGGGACCGCTACGACAGCCACGGCTTCGACGGCGCCACCGACACCGCCGCGACCGCCACCTTCACCGCTCCTGGCACGGTCGACGACAACGAGACCGGCTGGAAGGACACCGTCCGGGTCAACCCGGGGGAGCTGGTGGCGATCAGCGCCCGCTTCGACGGCTTCACCGGCCGCTACATGTACCACTGCCACCTGCTCGAACACGAAGACCACGACATGATGCGGCCCTATGTCGTGGTGCCGCCCGGCCTGCCCCCGGGCGCCGCCACCACCAGCCAAGGCGACCACTCCGCTGCCGGGCCAGGTGCCTGA
- a CDS encoding chromate transporter, whose amino-acid sequence MAGDHPDGGPTPRPGPPGGPITRRALFGIFLKAGLAFGGGLGILAVLEQELVTLRRAIDREEFLRLYGLGRIVPSGTMTALAVAYGYRFAGPIGTAIALCGLVLPALVITVALTAAYGLLQQHGWLLDLLPVTILPAALAFIVVAGVRLGRDVFRPSRELLLATAAFLGAAVFGLNPVVLLLAGGAAGMVLFGRREASS is encoded by the coding sequence GTGGCCGGCGACCACCCCGACGGCGGGCCAACCCCCCGACCAGGCCCGCCCGGCGGGCCGATCACCAGGCGGGCGTTGTTTGGGATCTTCCTCAAAGCCGGGCTCGCCTTCGGCGGCGGCCTTGGCATCCTGGCGGTGCTGGAGCAGGAGCTGGTCACCCTGCGCCGGGCGATCGACCGCGAGGAGTTCCTGCGGCTGTACGGCCTTGGCCGCATCGTCCCCAGCGGGACGATGACCGCCCTGGCCGTGGCCTACGGCTACCGGTTCGCCGGCCCGATCGGCACCGCCATCGCATTGTGCGGGCTGGTGCTGCCCGCCCTGGTGATCACCGTCGCGCTCACCGCCGCCTACGGCCTCTTGCAGCAGCATGGATGGCTGCTGGACCTGCTGCCGGTGACGATCCTGCCGGCCGCGCTGGCGTTCATCGTGGTGGCCGGCGTGCGGCTCGGCCGCGACGTCTTCCGGCCCTCGCGGGAGCTGCTGCTGGCCACGGCCGCGTTCCTGGGCGCCGCCGTGTTCGGCCTGAACCCGGTCGTGCTGCTGCTGGCCGGCGGCGCCGCAGGCATGGTCCTGTTCGGCCGGCGGGAGGCGAGCTCATGA
- a CDS encoding chromate transporter, with amino-acid sequence MSLLALCVTVFTYNAMTFGNGPVMVPLLQADLVDRRGVLSTDQLLYAFTVARVTPGQANTYVAAIGYMLHGLVGALACTAAIMLPGYLMLPLLWGYERLRGVRLIPAFTRGLTVASVGLIFAATISIGRATLTGWVSLVVFAAALAMAQLLHWNPLIVLGVSALIGIGARALGWA; translated from the coding sequence ATGAGCCTGCTTGCGCTGTGCGTGACGGTGTTCACCTACAACGCCATGACCTTCGGCAACGGCCCGGTCATGGTCCCCCTGCTCCAAGCCGACCTGGTCGACCGCCGCGGCGTGCTGAGCACCGACCAGCTGCTGTACGCGTTCACCGTCGCCCGGGTGACCCCGGGGCAGGCCAACACCTACGTCGCCGCCATCGGCTACATGCTCCACGGCCTGGTCGGGGCGCTGGCCTGTACCGCCGCGATCATGCTGCCCGGCTACCTGATGCTGCCGCTGCTGTGGGGGTATGAGCGGCTCAGGGGCGTCCGCCTGATCCCGGCGTTCACCCGTGGCCTGACGGTCGCCTCGGTGGGGCTGATCTTCGCCGCCACCATCAGCATCGGCCGGGCCACCCTGACCGGCTGGGTCAGCCTGGTGGTGTTTGCCGCCGCGCTCGCCATGGCCCAGCTGCTGCACTGGAACCCGCTGATCGTCCTGGGAGTCTCTGCGCTCATCGGCATCGGCGCGCGGGCGCTGGGCTGGGCCTGA
- a CDS encoding cation:proton antiporter → MGEPELLLLVLMVAVGGLSVLAGVVRVPYPILLVLGGLVLGFVPGVPRAVLPPDLVLVLFLPPLLYQAAFFSSPRDLRADTRVITLLAVGLVLATMSAVAAVAHTLVGGLPWAAAFALGAIVSPTDPLAATAIARRLGVPRRLVTVLEGESLVNDATALVAYRLAVGAVVAGSFTLWAAGVRFVAGAVGGVAIGLAVGWLLAEARRRIEDPVVEIVLSVVTGYAAYLPADRLGASGVLAAVTAGLYVGWRAPELASPATRLLGFSFWEVLVYLLNAVLFVLVGLQLRPILSGVSGYSAAVLLGQAALVRELLEAQRREIVRLRNQGAISSEVMHRIERDLDLEDSRLEI, encoded by the coding sequence ATGGGTGAGCCTGAGCTGCTGCTGTTGGTGCTCATGGTGGCCGTGGGGGGACTGAGCGTCCTGGCTGGCGTGGTCCGTGTGCCCTACCCGATCCTGCTCGTCCTGGGCGGCCTGGTGCTCGGGTTCGTGCCCGGTGTGCCGCGTGCGGTGTTGCCGCCCGACCTGGTCCTGGTGCTGTTCCTGCCCCCGTTGCTGTACCAGGCGGCGTTCTTCTCGTCACCGCGCGACCTGCGGGCCGACACGCGCGTGATCACGCTGCTGGCGGTCGGGCTGGTGCTGGCGACCATGAGCGCCGTCGCCGCGGTCGCGCACACGCTGGTCGGCGGGCTGCCGTGGGCGGCGGCGTTCGCGCTGGGCGCGATCGTGTCGCCGACCGACCCGCTGGCCGCCACCGCCATCGCCCGCCGCCTGGGCGTGCCACGCCGCCTGGTCACGGTGCTGGAGGGTGAGAGCCTGGTCAACGACGCGACCGCGCTGGTCGCCTACCGCCTGGCGGTGGGCGCCGTGGTGGCTGGGAGCTTCACGCTGTGGGCGGCGGGCGTGCGGTTCGTGGCCGGCGCGGTCGGTGGCGTGGCGATCGGGCTGGCGGTGGGGTGGCTGCTCGCCGAGGCCCGCCGCCGGATCGAGGACCCGGTGGTCGAGATCGTGCTGTCGGTGGTGACCGGCTACGCCGCCTACCTGCCCGCCGACCGGCTGGGCGCCTCGGGGGTCCTGGCCGCGGTGACCGCCGGCCTGTACGTGGGCTGGCGCGCCCCCGAGCTGGCGTCGCCGGCCACGCGGCTGCTGGGGTTCTCATTCTGGGAGGTGCTGGTCTACCTGCTGAACGCGGTCCTGTTCGTGCTGGTCGGCCTGCAGCTCCGCCCCATCCTCAGCGGCGTCAGCGGGTACTCGGCCGCGGTCCTGCTCGGCCAGGCGGCGCTGGTCCGCGAGCTGCTCGAGGCGCAGCGGCGTGAGATCGTACGGCTCCGCAACCAGGGCGCGATCAGCAGCGAGGTGATGCACCGCATCGAGCGCGACCTCGACCTGGAAGACTCCCGCCTCGAGATCTAG
- a CDS encoding substrate-binding domain-containing protein, with protein sequence MRPAPLAPPSRPPACPRLSETVIIAPAMQRYRDVTQDLAERIASGQLGPGVPLPAVRTLAARYGVAPATVGRALQALARASVVVTSPRQGAIVAPDGAHQAARLLHGGQALRLAGSDDPALARLLAATRGAVEQVHAPGSMGGLTALWQRTADAAALHLQHADGTYNDPFAARMLAGRGPVLVRLWRREQGIVLRPDDAESIRGLSDLPGRIVALRPPGTGTRVLLQRLLRHHGLDPATIGGPEAATHLDVALTVAAGAADAGVAVRSAATILNLTFLPLAWEPFDLALPADALPAADPVRAALTDPTVQADILRLGGYDLEQSGALRRAR encoded by the coding sequence ATGCGCCCTGCTCCACTCGCGCCACCAAGCCGACCACCTGCTTGTCCAAGGCTGTCTGAGACAGTCATCATAGCGCCCGCCATGCAGCGGTATCGAGACGTCACCCAAGACCTGGCGGAGCGCATCGCGTCCGGACAGTTAGGCCCTGGCGTGCCCCTGCCGGCGGTGCGCACCCTCGCCGCCCGCTACGGTGTCGCCCCCGCCACGGTCGGCCGCGCCCTACAGGCGCTTGCCCGCGCCAGCGTCGTGGTCACCAGCCCCCGCCAGGGCGCCATCGTCGCCCCCGATGGGGCACACCAGGCCGCGCGGCTGCTGCACGGTGGCCAGGCCCTCCGGCTGGCCGGCAGCGACGACCCCGCCCTGGCAAGGCTGCTGGCGGCCACTCGCGGCGCCGTGGAGCAGGTCCACGCCCCCGGCAGCATGGGCGGGCTCACCGCGCTCTGGCAGCGCACCGCCGACGCCGCCGCCCTGCACCTCCAGCACGCCGACGGCACCTATAACGACCCGTTCGCCGCCCGGATGCTTGCCGGCCGCGGCCCCGTGCTGGTCCGGCTCTGGCGCCGCGAGCAAGGCATCGTCCTCAGACCCGACGACGCCGAATCCATTCGGGGCCTCAGCGACCTGCCCGGCCGCATCGTCGCGCTGCGCCCACCCGGCACCGGAACCCGCGTGCTGCTCCAACGGCTCCTCCGCCACCACGGCCTGGACCCTGCGACCATCGGCGGGCCCGAAGCCGCCACGCACCTGGACGTCGCTCTCACCGTCGCCGCGGGGGCGGCCGACGCCGGCGTGGCCGTGCGCAGCGCCGCCACCATCCTCAACCTGACCTTCCTCCCCCTGGCTTGGGAACCCTTCGACCTCGCGCTACCAGCCGATGCGCTGCCCGCAGCCGACCCCGTCCGCGCGGCGCTCACCGACCCAACCGTGCAAGCCGACATCCTTCGGCTCGGCGGCTACGACCTCGAACAAAGCGGTGCGCTCCGGCGAGCCCGGTGA